In 'Nostoc azollae' 0708, the following are encoded in one genomic region:
- a CDS encoding glycosyltransferase family 2 protein produces MYKFQPKLSIGLPVYNGEKFLQESLDSLLNQTFTDFELIISDNASTDNTEEICRNYAAQDQRIYYYRHDTNIGCAHNFNRVLELSKSEYFKWAAYDDLHAPDFISKCMQVLEINPDYILCHSHTSFIDEQGTPLQDYNINLNTNSAKLQVRFNELLTKHLCYQMYGIIRKSALKKIPPMGGYGNADGILLLRLGMVGQFYEIPEYLFFARSHPQQSLSMFFPNYLSFTNNNSRYSLDKLPNFYDYSVWFDSSNKGKILFPHWRILKEYLLSISQSSLNLNEQLLCYFNLGKKLSGNESLLIKDLWMAAKILLSQKLATTKAAKAQVSSHYSGIN; encoded by the coding sequence ATGTATAAATTTCAGCCGAAATTAAGTATTGGGCTACCTGTATACAATGGTGAGAAATTTCTCCAAGAGTCTTTAGACTCTCTGTTAAATCAGACTTTTACCGATTTTGAGCTAATTATCTCAGATAACGCTTCTACAGATAATACTGAAGAGATTTGTAGAAATTACGCTGCACAAGATCAACGTATTTATTACTATCGTCATGATACTAATATTGGTTGTGCGCATAATTTTAATCGCGTATTAGAATTGTCTAAAAGCGAATACTTTAAATGGGCAGCTTATGACGATTTACACGCTCCTGATTTTATCAGTAAATGTATGCAGGTACTTGAGATAAATCCTGATTATATCTTGTGTCATTCTCATACATCTTTTATTGATGAACAGGGTACGCCTCTGCAAGATTACAACATTAATCTAAATACTAATTCAGCGAAATTACAGGTTAGATTTAATGAATTATTAACTAAACATTTGTGCTATCAAATGTATGGTATAATTCGCAAATCTGCTTTGAAAAAAATACCTCCTATGGGTGGTTACGGTAATGCAGATGGGATTCTCTTATTAAGACTGGGTATGGTTGGACAGTTTTATGAAATCCCTGAATACTTATTTTTTGCAAGGAGTCATCCTCAACAATCTTTGAGTATGTTCTTTCCAAATTACTTGTCATTTACCAACAATAATTCTCGATACTCATTAGATAAGCTACCAAATTTTTATGATTATTCAGTGTGGTTTGACTCGTCTAATAAGGGGAAAATATTATTTCCTCATTGGCGAATTCTCAAGGAATATCTACTTTCAATCAGTCAGAGTTCACTGAATCTAAATGAGCAATTACTGTGTTATTTTAACCTTGGCAAAAAGCTATCTGGAAATGAATCTTTATTAATTAAAGATTTGTGGATGGCTGCAAAGATATTACTTTCACAGAAATTGGCAACAACCAAAGCAGCAAAAGCGCAAGTTTCATCCCATTACTCTGGCATCAATTAA
- a CDS encoding NAD-dependent epimerase/dehydratase family protein, with protein sequence MNLNNKTIMITGIDGFIGLRAAELAIAQGMKVKGIQSSSVQDQTLENLGVEIIVGSITDEKIAQRACQGVDIILHTCQLAEEAGEIKPFREINVGGTLNIAKAAKQAGVKTFLHLSTVLVYGFNYANQITETGTVASDNNPYCQTKIEAEIEVVKLNSPPDFGVIIIRAGDVYGPGSIPWIVRPVLMMRQKLFAYANDGKGVMNHLYVDNLIDAIFLAIEKEAYGEIFNVTDGEETSWKDYFIHLAAMEALPAPMSLPKEEMKLFLRVRNQGQKLFRKKADILPESVDFMSRPYPYSIAKATNILNYKPKVNLEEGMKRTHQWLQKTDVQKLMK encoded by the coding sequence ATGAACTTGAACAACAAAACTATTATGATCACCGGAATTGACGGATTTATTGGCTTACGTGCAGCTGAATTAGCTATAGCTCAAGGCATGAAAGTCAAGGGAATACAAAGTTCTTCAGTTCAGGATCAAACTCTAGAAAATTTAGGAGTTGAAATAATCGTTGGCAGCATCACTGACGAAAAAATTGCTCAACGAGCTTGTCAGGGAGTAGACATTATTCTACATACTTGTCAATTAGCAGAAGAAGCTGGAGAAATTAAGCCTTTTCGAGAAATAAATGTTGGTGGTACTCTCAATATAGCCAAAGCCGCAAAGCAAGCTGGTGTGAAAACATTTCTACATCTTTCCACTGTCCTTGTTTATGGCTTTAACTATGCCAATCAAATTACAGAAACGGGAACAGTTGCAAGCGATAATAATCCCTACTGTCAAACAAAAATTGAAGCCGAAATAGAAGTTGTAAAACTGAATTCACCACCAGATTTTGGCGTGATTATCATTCGTGCTGGAGATGTTTATGGACCAGGAAGTATCCCTTGGATAGTGAGACCAGTTCTCATGATGCGACAAAAATTATTTGCCTATGCAAATGATGGTAAAGGTGTGATGAATCATTTATATGTAGATAACTTGATTGATGCCATCTTTTTAGCAATAGAAAAAGAAGCTTACGGCGAAATTTTTAATGTCACAGATGGTGAAGAAACTTCTTGGAAAGATTATTTTATTCACCTGGCAGCAATGGAAGCTTTACCCGCACCTATGTCTCTGCCTAAAGAGGAAATGAAATTATTTTTACGGGTAAGAAATCAAGGACAAAAATTATTTCGCAAAAAAGCTGATATTCTGCCTGAATCCGTCGATTTTATGAGTCGTCCATATCCTTATTCCATTGCTAAAGCTACGAACATATTAAACTATAAGCCCAAAGTTAATTTGGAAGAGGGGATGAAACGTACACATCAATGGTTGCAAAAAACTGATGTTCAAAAATTGATGAAGTAA
- a CDS encoding ABC exporter membrane fusion protein — protein MALNKERRLLKRAAQKWKIILAASIALATGLLSFYSFSQLKLKPNSQIPFSLRSSPKPTPVKLAVTALGRLQPQGKITYLSAPNSINGVRVEKLLVSEGDEVKPGQVLAYLDDYARSKIAIKQAFDKLLIAKAKLAQVKAGAKPGDINAQKATMARLDSQLKGENAAQTATINRIQAEVDNAQKESDRYQQLYKDGAISASIADTKALQLKTSQQQLTEAKATLIRTQNTLQDQIKEATAKLNSIKEVRGVDVALAEGEVKSIHTVIQQAKADHELTYIKSPIDGRVLKIRSKNGEVITTSGFAELGKTAEMSVLAEVYQTDIQKVRVGQKAIITSATFPEKIHGTVKAIGWQIDKQNIFSINPNSDTDRKIVEVKISIDNPADSKKVSRLTNLQVDVAIQI, from the coding sequence ATGGCATTAAATAAAGAACGCCGGTTATTGAAAAGAGCCGCTCAGAAGTGGAAAATAATTTTAGCCGCTTCCATTGCTTTAGCTACAGGGTTACTATCTTTTTACAGTTTTTCTCAATTAAAATTGAAACCTAATTCTCAGATTCCTTTTTCCTTACGTAGTTCCCCCAAACCAACTCCTGTAAAACTTGCCGTAACTGCTTTGGGACGCTTGCAACCACAAGGTAAAATTACTTATTTATCTGCTCCCAATTCCATTAACGGTGTGCGTGTAGAAAAACTGTTAGTTAGTGAAGGAGACGAGGTAAAACCGGGGCAAGTCTTAGCTTATTTAGATGACTATGCTCGTTCTAAGATAGCGATAAAACAAGCCTTTGATAAGTTGCTAATCGCTAAAGCTAAACTAGCGCAGGTAAAAGCTGGGGCCAAACCCGGAGATATCAATGCTCAAAAGGCAACAATGGCTCGGTTAGATTCGCAACTAAAAGGAGAAAATGCGGCTCAAACAGCTACAATTAACCGTATTCAGGCTGAAGTAGATAATGCTCAAAAAGAGAGCGATCGCTATCAGCAATTGTATAAAGACGGTGCCATTTCTGCTTCCATTGCAGATACCAAAGCCTTACAACTGAAGACATCACAACAACAGTTAACAGAAGCTAAAGCCACTCTTATCCGTACTCAAAACACACTGCAAGATCAAATTAAAGAAGCCACAGCTAAACTCAACAGTATTAAAGAAGTACGCGGTGTTGATGTGGCCTTAGCAGAAGGTGAAGTCAAAAGCATCCACACTGTTATTCAACAAGCCAAAGCAGATCACGAATTAACCTACATCAAATCTCCCATAGATGGCAGAGTTTTGAAAATTCGTTCTAAAAATGGCGAAGTCATCACTACATCCGGCTTTGCTGAACTTGGTAAAACAGCAGAAATGAGTGTACTTGCTGAAGTTTATCAAACCGATATTCAAAAAGTGCGTGTAGGTCAAAAAGCCATCATTACCAGTGCTACCTTTCCTGAAAAAATACATGGAACTGTGAAAGCAATTGGTTGGCAAATTGACAAACAAAATATCTTTAGTATTAACCCCAATTCAGATACAGACCGCAAAATAGTTGAGGTCAAAATATCCATAGATAATCCTGCTGATAGCAAAAAAGTGTCTCGCTTAACCAACTTGCAAGTAGATGTCGCTATCCAAATTTAG
- the devC gene encoding ABC transporter permease DevC, with protein sequence MIVKIPLAWLQLAQQKVRFLVAVAGIAFIVLLMFIQLGFQDALYSSATALHQNLKGDLFLVSSQYKALTANQSFSRNRLYQTLGFNGVESVSPIYLQFAKLKNPATGEKYSIYVIGFDPGKPVMNLPEVQNNLDILKNTDVMLFDKNSRPEFGPIAEKFEQGDTEQTIEIFPFDSLQGYRVRVGGLFGLGPSFGVDGNLIVSDSTFLKINPNTRHAENIDVGIIKVKPGFDPNEVLKDLQASLPNDVQIFTRKGFINFEKEYWAARTPIGFILNLMLTMASVVGVVIVYQILYSNIATQFIAYATLKAIGYPNAYLLNVVFQQALILALLAYIPGFIFSVTLYDFAMEVTKLPIIMTSNNALIVLTSTVLICITSGALAINKLRSADPADIF encoded by the coding sequence ATGATTGTAAAAATCCCTTTAGCATGGCTACAGCTTGCCCAGCAAAAAGTACGTTTTCTTGTAGCTGTAGCCGGAATAGCCTTTATTGTACTGCTGATGTTTATTCAACTTGGGTTCCAAGATGCACTTTATTCTAGTGCTACAGCATTACATCAAAATCTCAAGGGTGATTTGTTTTTAGTCAGTTCTCAATATAAAGCTTTGACTGCTAATCAAAGTTTTTCTCGAAATCGTTTATACCAAACATTAGGTTTTAATGGTGTCGAATCAGTTAGCCCTATATATTTGCAATTTGCCAAATTAAAAAATCCTGCTACTGGCGAAAAATATTCAATCTATGTCATAGGTTTTGACCCAGGAAAACCAGTGATGAATCTACCAGAAGTCCAGAATAATTTGGATATACTTAAAAATACTGATGTCATGTTATTTGACAAGAATTCTCGCCCAGAATTCGGTCCAATAGCAGAAAAGTTTGAGCAAGGAGATACTGAACAAACAATTGAAATCTTTCCCTTTGATTCTCTTCAAGGTTATCGAGTCAGAGTCGGTGGTTTATTCGGTTTAGGACCGTCCTTTGGTGTCGATGGAAATTTAATTGTTAGCGACTCAACTTTCTTAAAGATTAATCCTAATACCCGTCATGCAGAAAACATAGATGTAGGTATTATTAAAGTCAAACCAGGTTTTGACCCAAATGAGGTTCTAAAAGATTTGCAAGCAAGTCTACCTAATGATGTACAGATATTTACTCGTAAAGGCTTTATTAATTTCGAAAAAGAATATTGGGCAGCTAGAACACCCATAGGTTTCATACTTAATCTCATGCTAACTATGGCCTCTGTGGTGGGTGTAGTTATTGTTTATCAAATTCTTTACAGCAATATTGCTACTCAATTTATTGCCTACGCAACATTAAAAGCTATTGGCTACCCTAATGCTTATTTATTAAATGTAGTTTTTCAACAGGCATTAATCTTAGCTTTATTAGCTTATATACCAGGATTTATTTTCTCCGTTACCTTATATGATTTTGCGATGGAAGTAACTAAATTACCAATCATTATGACTTCTAATAATGCCTTAATTGTTTTAACTTCTACAGTTCTAATTTGTATAACTTCTGGAGCATTAGCTATTAATAAACTTCGCTCTGCAGATCCGGCTGATATTTTCTAA
- a CDS encoding type I polyketide synthase: protein MSADSINTALAELESLVNSCEKDLIRFIGEKKMKSENQMSTHKINRQLQQNPIAIVGMASLLPQARSLRQYWANIVNKIDCIIDIPESHWSVKDYYDPNPRTPEDKTYCKRGGFIPEVDFNPMEFGIPPSTLEVTDVSQLLSLVVAKEAMEDAGYGEAREFSRDYVGVILGVAQAKQLGIPLSARLEYPIWEKVLKSSGLSDEDTQKIVGKIKSAYIKWDENAFPGMLANVVAGRIANRLNFGGTNCVVDAACASSFGALKMAISELVEHRSDMMLTGGVDTDNSIMAYISFSKTPAVTPSDNVKPFDAKSDGMMLGEGIGMIVLKRLEDAERDGDKIYAVIKGIGTSSDGRYKSIYAPRKEGQVKALERAYNDAGFSPATVGLMEAHGTGTMAGDPTEFGSLRDFFTQYDNKKQHIALGSVKSQIGHTKAAAGAASLIKTALALHHKILPPTINITEPNPRLDIQNSPFYLNTETRPWIRAEGQAPRRAGVSSFGFGGTNYHVVLEEYEAEQQQAYRLHNAPSEVLLFGSTPAELITKLEATFNNLQSNEGERHYSQLVQESKSVAIPQAAARIGFVAENLQETCKLLKVSIDLLKNKQSAVSWEHPQGIYYRASGMELVGKIVALFSGQGSQYLEMGREAVMNFPPLRRLYSQMDGLLIKDNLQPISEIVFPHPTFEEPEKNAQIAALQRTEYAQPAIGVFSAGLYSIFQQAGFKSDFAAGHSFGELTALWAAGVLTEEDYLFLVKSRGQAMAAPKDPDHDAGSMLAVKEDINKVEAVLRNFPQVAIANFNSPTQVVLAGPTGEIKKIQQKFQELGYGAVLLPVSAAFHTPLIAFAQKSFAIATKSVAFQNPKVPVFSNVTGKEYPQELSGIQRVLEGHLSSSVLFKQEIENIYAAGGYCFVEFGPKGILANLVKDTLGDRPHLTVSLNPSTQKNSDRSLREAAVQLRVIGMALSNLDPYQLPPVISATPTKKALNVKLKGVNYISEKTRSAFTEALQDGYKIKGVQESGNLEVKNSVIPTTRVTPSTNGHNGNGHKKTPVITSPQQPQMNPANFSNQVTKELLPTARYAIAERLGGKMETSDQNNNFQQVLESLENLLNQFQHNQGDNLQIHSIYLNHQMEYAKTFFQLMQQQNTLFINRNSSETAYIKQVVMESFERSMMQFHNQQAETLRIHEQYLREQVEYTKNFFQLIQQEYSLLIDGTEITQPVIPPQFTETHTNSLRELMPPNPEPTITETVVPPTDKIVETQPVIEPVIQTIAPVIEALPLSKIAEPLIEIPTRVVEKQPEPVAPVALIPEPTTSGVNIRELGKNLLNITSEKTGYPIEMLEFDMDMEADLGIDSIKRVEILGGLQELYPDLPKPNLEELAEKRTIGQVVEYIQKQVIGESVQVTEKKAEEGAEQLPLRSSQSLVPSPQPPEDSNKYADLAQTLLNITSEKTGYPVEMLELDMDMEADLGIDSIKRVEILGGMQEAYPNLPKPNIEELGDLQTIGQIVNYLQKLVGGEKKKLDFDQITADSHVPEVVNLTPPPVVDPNLPRRPVKLKTLPRPDFWECKPPEGHIGLITDDGSLTTTKLTHALIKQGWKVVVLSFPQSLIPEQLRLPADVTRITLANMSEEHLQLLLQSITAKHGKIGAFIHLHPQFTTSYPEAEKAIVKQVFLMAKHLKQSLNTAANLEGRVSFCTVARLDGAFGLDYTENFGVIGAGLFGLTKSLRWEWPQVFLRAIDLSPTLDPHQSAEYIVAELHDSNRYISEVGYNSKGRVTLIAAAE, encoded by the coding sequence ATGTCTGCTGATTCTATTAATACTGCCTTGGCAGAGTTAGAGAGCCTTGTTAACAGTTGTGAAAAGGATTTGATTCGGTTTATAGGGGAAAAAAAAATGAAATCAGAAAACCAAATGTCAACTCACAAAATTAACAGACAACTCCAACAAAATCCTATAGCAATTGTTGGTATGGCTTCTCTACTACCACAAGCCAGAAGTTTACGCCAATATTGGGCGAATATTGTTAATAAAATTGATTGTATTATTGATATTCCTGAGAGCCATTGGAGCGTTAAAGATTACTACGACCCTAACCCCAGAACACCAGAAGATAAAACCTATTGCAAACGCGGTGGATTTATTCCTGAAGTTGATTTCAACCCGATGGAATTTGGTATTCCTCCCAGCACTTTAGAAGTTACGGATGTATCGCAACTGTTAAGTTTGGTAGTTGCGAAAGAAGCGATGGAAGATGCTGGTTATGGTGAAGCTCGTGAATTTAGTCGCGATTATGTAGGGGTAATTTTAGGTGTAGCTCAAGCCAAGCAATTAGGAATACCTCTATCTGCAAGGTTAGAATATCCGATTTGGGAAAAAGTTCTCAAAAGTAGTGGTTTATCTGACGAAGATACTCAGAAAATCGTCGGTAAAATTAAAAGTGCTTATATCAAATGGGATGAAAATGCTTTCCCTGGAATGTTAGCAAATGTGGTGGCAGGAAGAATTGCCAATCGTCTCAATTTTGGCGGTACTAACTGTGTAGTTGATGCTGCTTGTGCTAGTTCTTTCGGTGCTTTAAAAATGGCTATTAGTGAGCTAGTTGAACATCGTAGCGATATGATGCTGACTGGTGGAGTAGATACAGATAACTCCATTATGGCTTACATTTCTTTTAGCAAAACTCCTGCTGTTACTCCTAGCGATAACGTCAAACCTTTTGATGCTAAATCGGACGGGATGATGTTGGGTGAAGGTATCGGAATGATTGTTCTTAAACGTCTCGAAGATGCTGAAAGAGATGGTGATAAAATCTATGCCGTTATTAAAGGTATTGGCACTTCTAGCGATGGCCGCTACAAGAGTATTTATGCTCCTCGGAAAGAAGGACAAGTTAAGGCCTTAGAACGTGCTTATAATGATGCTGGTTTTTCTCCTGCAACTGTGGGTTTGATGGAAGCTCATGGTACAGGAACAATGGCTGGAGATCCAACTGAATTTGGATCTTTGCGAGACTTTTTTACTCAATATGACAACAAAAAGCAACACATTGCTTTGGGTAGTGTAAAATCTCAAATTGGACATACCAAAGCGGCAGCAGGTGCGGCAAGTTTAATTAAAACTGCTCTGGCGCTACATCACAAGATTTTACCACCAACTATCAATATTACTGAGCCAAATCCTAGGCTAGATATTCAAAATTCTCCGTTTTATTTGAATACTGAAACTAGACCTTGGATACGTGCAGAAGGTCAAGCACCAAGACGTGCGGGGGTAAGTTCCTTTGGTTTTGGTGGTACTAATTATCATGTTGTTTTGGAAGAATACGAAGCAGAGCAACAGCAAGCTTATCGTTTACATAATGCACCGAGTGAAGTCTTACTATTTGGTTCTACTCCGGCAGAGTTGATTACGAAGTTAGAAGCAACTTTCAATAATTTGCAATCTAACGAGGGAGAAAGACATTACTCTCAATTAGTTCAAGAATCGAAGTCTGTAGCTATTCCTCAAGCTGCTGCCAGAATTGGGTTTGTAGCTGAGAATCTGCAAGAAACTTGTAAGTTACTGAAAGTTAGTATTGATTTGCTGAAGAATAAGCAGTCAGCAGTTTCTTGGGAACATCCTCAAGGTATTTATTACCGTGCTTCGGGGATGGAACTGGTTGGAAAAATTGTGGCTTTGTTCTCTGGACAAGGTTCTCAATACCTAGAAATGGGTAGGGAAGCGGTGATGAATTTCCCTCCTTTGCGTCGGTTGTATAGTCAGATGGATGGTTTGTTAATTAAAGATAATTTGCAGCCAATTTCGGAAATTGTTTTCCCCCATCCGACTTTTGAAGAACCGGAAAAAAATGCTCAAATTGCCGCTTTGCAAAGAACTGAATATGCTCAACCTGCTATTGGGGTGTTTAGTGCGGGACTGTATTCTATTTTCCAGCAAGCTGGGTTTAAGTCAGATTTTGCCGCTGGGCATAGTTTTGGTGAATTGACAGCTTTGTGGGCGGCAGGAGTGCTGACTGAGGAGGATTATTTGTTCTTGGTTAAGTCTAGAGGTCAAGCGATGGCTGCACCGAAAGACCCAGACCATGATGCGGGTAGTATGTTAGCGGTGAAGGAAGATATTAATAAAGTAGAAGCGGTGCTGCGGAATTTTCCCCAGGTGGCGATCGCTAACTTTAATTCTCCCACACAGGTTGTACTCGCTGGGCCAACTGGTGAAATTAAGAAAATCCAGCAAAAGTTCCAAGAATTGGGATATGGGGCGGTATTGTTACCAGTTTCCGCTGCTTTCCATACACCGTTAATTGCATTTGCTCAAAAATCATTTGCGATCGCTACTAAGTCAGTAGCTTTCCAAAATCCTAAAGTTCCCGTTTTCAGCAATGTTACCGGTAAAGAATATCCCCAAGAACTATCAGGAATTCAAAGAGTTCTGGAAGGACACCTTTCTAGTTCAGTGCTGTTTAAGCAAGAGATTGAAAATATCTATGCTGCAGGTGGTTACTGCTTTGTAGAATTTGGACCCAAGGGGATTCTCGCCAACTTAGTCAAAGATACTTTAGGTGATCGCCCTCATCTTACCGTATCACTCAATCCCAGCACACAGAAAAATAGCGATCGCTCCCTCCGAGAAGCAGCAGTACAACTGCGCGTCATTGGTATGGCTTTAAGCAATCTCGACCCCTACCAACTACCCCCAGTTATATCCGCAACTCCCACCAAAAAAGCATTAAACGTCAAGTTAAAGGGTGTTAACTACATTTCTGAAAAAACCAGAAGTGCCTTCACGGAAGCATTACAAGATGGATACAAGATTAAAGGAGTGCAGGAATCTGGAAATTTAGAAGTTAAGAATTCTGTAATTCCTACAACTCGTGTAACTCCTTCTACTAACGGCCATAACGGAAACGGACACAAAAAAACACCTGTAATTACTTCTCCACAACAGCCCCAGATGAATCCTGCCAACTTTTCAAATCAAGTAACCAAAGAATTATTACCTACAGCACGTTATGCGATTGCAGAGCGTCTAGGAGGGAAAATGGAAACATCAGATCAAAATAACAACTTCCAACAGGTTCTAGAAAGTTTAGAAAACCTCCTGAACCAGTTTCAACATAACCAAGGCGATAATTTACAAATTCACAGCATATATCTCAACCATCAAATGGAATATGCCAAAACATTTTTCCAACTGATGCAACAACAGAACACCCTGTTTATTAACAGGAACTCTTCAGAAACTGCCTACATTAAACAAGTAGTTATGGAAAGCTTCGAGCGTAGCATGATGCAGTTTCACAACCAACAAGCTGAAACCCTCCGCATTCATGAACAATATCTACGCGAACAAGTAGAATACACCAAAAACTTTTTCCAACTAATTCAACAAGAATATTCTCTACTAATTGACGGTACAGAAATAACTCAACCCGTAATACCTCCTCAATTTACCGAGACACATACTAACAGTCTACGGGAGTTGATGCCCCCAAACCCAGAACCAACTATTACAGAAACAGTTGTTCCTCCTACGGACAAAATAGTAGAAACCCAACCCGTAATAGAACCCGTAATTCAAACAATCGCACCTGTAATAGAAGCACTTCCCCTGTCTAAAATTGCAGAACCACTCATAGAAATACCTACCCGAGTTGTAGAAAAGCAACCTGAACCAGTGGCACCTGTAGCGTTAATTCCTGAACCTACAACTTCTGGAGTTAATATTCGTGAACTAGGTAAAAACCTCCTCAACATCACCAGCGAAAAAACAGGTTATCCCATCGAAATGCTCGAATTCGATATGGATATGGAAGCCGACCTGGGTATTGACTCCATCAAACGGGTAGAGATTTTGGGAGGATTGCAAGAATTATACCCTGACCTACCCAAACCCAACCTAGAAGAACTCGCAGAAAAACGTACCATTGGTCAAGTCGTCGAATATATACAAAAACAGGTGATAGGTGAAAGTGTACAGGTGACAGAGAAGAAAGCAGAGGAAGGAGCGGAACAATTACCTCTTCGCAGTTCCCAGTCCCTAGTCCCCAGTCCCCAACCCCCAGAAGACAGCAACAAATATGCTGATTTAGCTCAAACCCTGTTAAACATCACCAGTGAAAAAACAGGTTACCCAGTCGAGATGCTAGAACTAGATATGGACATGGAAGCCGACCTGGGTATCGACTCCATCAAACGGGTAGAAATTCTGGGAGGAATGCAAGAAGCATACCCCAACTTACCCAAACCAAATATAGAAGAACTAGGCGACCTACAGACAATTGGACAAATAGTTAACTACCTCCAGAAACTGGTGGGAGGTGAAAAAAAAAAGCTTGACTTTGACCAAATAACAGCAGATTCTCACGTTCCAGAAGTGGTAAACTTAACCCCACCACCAGTAGTAGACCCAAATCTTCCCCGTCGTCCGGTAAAACTAAAAACCCTACCTCGACCAGATTTTTGGGAATGCAAACCACCAGAGGGACACATTGGTTTAATCACCGATGATGGTTCCCTGACCACCACCAAACTCACTCATGCACTCATAAAACAAGGTTGGAAAGTAGTAGTTTTGAGTTTCCCCCAATCATTAATTCCAGAACAATTGCGATTACCAGCAGACGTTACCCGCATCACCTTGGCAAACATGAGTGAAGAACATCTGCAACTACTATTACAAAGCATAACCGCTAAACACGGAAAGATTGGGGCATTCATTCACCTACATCCACAATTCACCACTTCCTATCCAGAAGCAGAAAAAGCGATTGTTAAACAAGTATTTTTGATGGCGAAACATCTCAAGCAATCGCTCAACACAGCCGCTAATTTAGAAGGAAGAGTTAGCTTCTGTACAGTTGCCCGTCTCGACGGTGCATTTGGATTAGACTACACAGAAAACTTTGGAGTTATCGGTGCAGGATTATTTGGATTAACCAAAAGTTTGAGATGGGAATGGCCACAAGTTTTTTTAAGAGCAATTGATTTAAGCCCAACCTTAGACCCGCACCAATCAGCAGAATATATTGTTGCAGAACTGCATGATTCTAACAGATATATCAGTGAAGTTGGTTATAACTCCAAAGGACGAGTCACACTTATAGCCGCAGCCGAATAA
- a CDS encoding DUF2141 domain-containing protein yields MLKTSRLSYLLLATLLSFSCANTVHAEPTTKLTVVVNGIRNKTGEICFRVYDSEKGFPMRNSSEIKSGCTKITGNSVKKVFWGVQPGTYAVAVVDDQNGDKKLNKDFFGIPQEGFGISGNPIISIQTGTPKFQKASFKMTKDTTINITIKYSLDP; encoded by the coding sequence ATGTTGAAAACATCTCGCCTCTCTTATTTATTGCTGGCAACTTTATTAAGTTTCAGTTGTGCTAATACTGTTCATGCAGAACCAACTACAAAACTAACTGTAGTAGTGAATGGTATCCGTAACAAAACAGGTGAAATTTGCTTCAGAGTTTACGATTCTGAAAAAGGATTTCCTATGAGGAATTCTAGTGAAATTAAAAGTGGCTGTACTAAAATTACTGGCAATTCTGTGAAGAAAGTATTTTGGGGAGTACAACCTGGTACTTATGCTGTTGCCGTAGTTGATGACCAAAATGGTGATAAGAAACTCAATAAGGACTTTTTTGGTATTCCTCAAGAAGGTTTTGGAATTTCCGGAAACCCCATTATTTCCATCCAAACTGGTACACCAAAATTCCAAAAAGCCAGTTTTAAAATGACCAAAGATACCACTATCAATATCACCATTAAATATTCTCTTGATCCATAG